The DNA window CTGGGGTAACACAATAGGAATTGCCTGAATAGCCAACAGATTTGCTCAGTTCCGATTGGCCAGTTCACTCACCTCTGTATCATGAGGGAAGAGTAAGCGATCAAGCCACACAAGACCACGGTTTCGACGCAAAAAAGGGGTGAAATCGAGATCCTCATTGTCAAAATCTTTGCAGGaatgaaagagagaaaaaacagCCCATAATCGGTCTTCATCCAATTGTGTGTTTGGGAAATTGGGTTTATAATCGCCAATCAAAAACCTTCAATGTGTTGTTTATCAGTGCCATCGCTTCCAGGCTTTgtcataaattttcaaaaatggcaTTGAGCCATAGTTGGAGTAGCCAAAGAGGGCCACCTGTTCGATTATATTGTTGTTTCAGAGACAATGAACGAAATGGCCAAGTTCTTTGAAAATATGCCCTAGAAGTAGTTTGGCCAAATTGAGAACTTTCTTTTCATGAAGCAGAGCAGCCAAAGGTAGAAAGAGCTTTAACATTTGAACACTTCAGAAACAAAATAGGATGGCGTTTAGCCAATAGAACAAAAAGGCTACGTGTTCATCATCTGAAATGTCAATGCCTTCTTCTCCCATGTTATTAGCAATGAAGTTGCTGTAAGAACTGGATAAGGTAACATTGTATTGGTGCTCAGGCTGCATGTGGGGGACACAGTCTAGAGAGTTAATTGGGAGCTCTGTAATAGCAGCTACATCCAAGAAGGACATTCCAATCATTCCACAACGAAAGTGGAAGTTGTTGGTTGttctgctccaaaagcaagtcATAGCCCCAATCATCCAAGGGAGTGTTGTAAGTGAGAAATGAGAGAGCTTTAGTAGTTCTTGTATTCCTATAGACCCCCAATCAACACTCTTTGCAGGTTCAAGGCGTTGATACCAGGCCGTGAAATCGTGTCCCTGAGGGTTAGTCTTTGGATTATTCCTGAAAGGTTTTTGATTGATGAACTGGGAAATGTTAAAAGCCTGTTAATCAACAAATCTTCTCCTTCAGCATTGGGGAAGAAAGGGAGTTTTTTGTTGGCCTTTTCTAAGGATTTGATTGGTCCGAGGAAACAATGGGTATTTTCACCTACTGTGAAGGGGATTAAGATTCTGGTATCATTAATCTGCAGTTGAGGATCATCAATTACTTCATCGTTGACTTGATTCAGTATGTGGAGGGCTGGTAGAGCTGGTGTTGCTTCTGCATGGCCTTTACCCTTGTCTTGGGTAATAACATGAGAAGAGGAACCGGCCATTGTTGAATAGAGAGGAAGGAGCGAAAGATTGAAGATTTTATAAGGAGGTTTTTGATGTAAGGAGGATTCAAAGGGAAATGAGTTCCAAAAGGTTTGAATAAGGGTGACGATAACGAATTTAAAGTGCTACTGTAGGCGTTACTGCGAAAGGGATGCAAAAAGAGGTAACTTCGTGAGGAAGATGAAGTGGTAGAGAGAGAAAGTGCAAGTCTCAGGAGACGTGTCGAGTGGGTCAATAATAATGAGGAGTTTAAATGGTAATTGTTACTGATTTACGAATTTGAGAATTAAATTTGGATTAAGTATTTCATCTTCTAATAAGTGCTATTGAATGCAAACACATTAATCTAAGGGGGTAATttgttgattgaaaaatattttcgataaaGGTAAATTGGTTCGAAGGAAGGCAGAGACAATTTCTCGAAAAAGATGTGTGCGTAAGCGTGGGATTGGAAGTGTTCGAtgcaaattaaactttgattgactCATTAATAGAATAGGCTCAATCGACTCATTAATGGAATAGGCCTAATCGAATAGGGACATTTGAATAAGTGAATCGAAAAGTTATGATAGTGGAACAGTTAAAGGCCTACATCATGTGAGGAAATCATGCGAACGTCTAGGCGGGAACGGTTACCAAGGGGAATACATTCAAATCTGTAATTtcgtaattaattttaattaattggtaGTTACCTAAAGTGGACTATAAATATTAGGAAGACTTAGGGAATAAGGGTTGGAACTTTTACTCAAAAAACACTCAAGCACACTCACATCCTAGGGAATTCCTAAGTTTGCGATCGAGTAACTtttctgtagggttccttcTATCTTTTCATTCTTTTGGTATACTTTTCTGTAAACTTTACATTTCaagtaaatttattttctaagtgTTCTTTATCTTCATTGTCCAATTTACATTTTCGCATGGTTAATTTCTAAGTTAAAGTCCTTTGATCCAATCGGAggcattttattgctttcttttaatttcaatgcaaaccttttttcattttttgtctATCTGCTTTTCgaaaactttatttctttcatttcttttttcaatttacaaaatttaatttatttatatttctaaatCCAATCTAATCAAAGACACTTTGATGCACTTCTAGAAACTGATACCTGCAAAGAAGAGTAGGTTTCGCTCCCAGACCACCAGATATCGAACCACCATCaatttgctaaaaatcgacaaaCAGAAATAATATCCATTGTCATGAGAATGTTCGGAGCATTATAGACTTTTTTACAGATATTTTTCTCATCATATTATTGTTGATAAATATTCAGTccaaaaaacataaattactTATCTTAAACATTCAATTTGtgaaaaagaatataaaatcgAAATTTGTTTATATGAGAAAATTTGATCAGGAGACAAACCACTATTGTCCGAATTAGCAAATTCAGCCACAAATTCATCTGTTATCTATAATGTAACCACAATCACATTAAAGTGAAATAACAAAACCCGAATAATCGGTAAATCACTAAACCCagtattattaataaaattataaaagtatttacaaaatctaaaaatcaacagctcaatattattaataacagtacaaattacaaaataaacaaaagtaatTTGAAGCAACAATGCTTACCGACAGCGAGGGAGGAAAGGAAGTGACGACAATGACAGAAGAGTGATAACTTCCGGTGAAGATAGtttaattcatatataattaacaaaataaaaaattaactgaaAAACTGAAGAACTTACTGTGGTAAttcatataattaacaaaataaaagaaaattaattaaaaaattgaagaacTCACTGCGACAGAGAAAGTAGAAAAGGCCTAGAATCCACGGTGACACAGACAGATGCTCGGCAGGATAGAGGTGGCCGACGACAAAAGCGTCCAAACCAACCTTCTGATGATGACGACAGAAGCTTCAAACCGACCTTTCGACAGTGACGACAAGAAAAGCTTTGAGTGGCGAGGGTGGCAACTGCTGGTGGTCACTGTCGACGCCGATAATGGTAGGGTTGGTGGAGGCGTTCTTTCTGCTCGTTTGAGACTTGGAGAAAATTATGGTTGGAAGGGATAGGGAGAGGGAGACATTGGTGAAGCTGCGTTTGGGAACTGGGGGACTGGGTTAGTGACTTAGTGAGTGTTCTGTTTTTCTAGCATCAAAACGACGCCATTTCTGATCTTGGATTATAAAACCAGACCTTAAAAAAACTCGTTAGTTCGGTTGGTCCACTGGTTAACTACCGATTCGGCCAGTTTTTTAATCGATTTTTAGTAAGACGGTTCTAGGAATCAACCAGACCGGCTATATGaactcaataattaaaaaattaatttgtgggATCACTGGTTgaatcttaatattttaatatagtttttttaaaaataattactaaatttatttagtaaaatctaaaatattaaaacatttaaaataactactatatttatttaatgaaatctaaaatattaaaactagtaaaatatagtagttattttactaaatattttggatttcactaaatagatataataattattttagatattttaatttttagatctcactaaataaatatagtagttatttaaaaaaaattatattaaaaattaagatacaaatcagttttttaattattgagttCTAccatataaattaaacaataataaaaattttaattttaaaaaatttaaattttaatattttaaatttactattatgaaacaaaataaaaaaaatttatataaggattaatttgattaatttttaaatttttagggatgaaaatgacttacgtctAAAATTTCAGAGagtatttgattataaataacttttttacacGTTAAGTAACATGCGGCGTGCTAGGTGTCACTAACTTGAAACATCAACTAATTATCATGTGACACATGGCATTAACCTACTACATTATCTTCTATCCAACAAAAGACTAATATaactaaataatttatttaaaaattaatttaaaaaataaataatctgacgaatttaattattaatttttatcttattgagCCTAAATTGCAACCAGTTATTTGTGATGTTCACAATTTTCATGGTCCACGGAAAAAACATAAAACAGATGAAACTTCAAAGAATGGGCCGAAAATGGATAGTAGCGAAGATAGCCTACAAGTAAGCCCGTATGCCTTTAAACCCTAGTAAGTAGCAGTACAAATAGCACCCTCGCATTATTCAATTGATCTTTCTGCTCATAGCCGCTGCAACAAACAAAAGAAGAGCAGGACAGAACCACTCAGCTCCGAATCACAACCCAAACAAATCATGGGTTTGTTACCTGGAATCACTTATTCCGTGTTCTTCTCTTTATGCTGAGATTGTTGTGGTTGTATgtgatttatttattgattggtGTTGATGAATCGATTGATTACTTTATTGCAGGTAAGGTTCACGGATCCCTAGCTCGTGCCGGAAAAGTCAGAGGTCAAACCCCAAAAGTTGCGAAACaagacaagaagaagaagccacGTGGACGAGCACACAAGCGCATGCAATACAATCGCCGATTCGTCACCGCCGGTAAACcctcttttcaaaaacccaCGTTTTTCGTTTACCCCCAATTTGACTTAGGGTTTTTGTGTGTGCTACATAATGTTTAAGTTCGGTTCTTTTTCATTGTGTTGTAATTTTGgtgtctaatttttttcttattgtgGATTTGTAGTGGTGGGATTCGGAAAGAAGCGAGGACCAAACTCATCTGAGAAGTAAGGGAGATGATGCTTGAAGgatggttttatttttatttttgattttattagtTTGCGAGATGTATTACTTGTTTATCAGTTGATTGGTGGATTTAAAGATGTTGAAGTTCTGATTATGGTTCAATGAAAGTTTTTTTGGGCTAATATTGAACTATGTTCCCCCTTTAAGATTTTTGCTagttaaagcagagcttatctTGGTGTTCAAAAGGACCAAAATTTTGTTTATGTTCATATCTTCACCGTTGACTgattatcttttatctttaaacaattttttatgtttagagTTATCAAACCGATGTTGGTGATTTGAATATCTCGACACTAGTCATCTTAAATATGAACATAGGAGGATTGGTTGGTTGTAAGGGTGCCCCTAATTTCGCACCTTAAGCAGCCCATAGATCAAAATATGGCTTCCCTTTTTGATGAAATGGTTAATTTCTAGCATATACCTTCATCATGCTAGTATCTTTAAGATTGGTTTGGTCTTGGCCTTTTAGGGTTGAAGTTCATCTACATCTAAGTATAGTAAATACATGTTTCTTCGTAAGTTTGGATTATCAGGTCTGAGTAACAATGGTCGTATCTTATCACCACGTACTAGTCTATTATTATACTAGCTATCAGTCAGTGATTGATTTTGTGTAGCGGACAACCTTAGTTTACCAGCAATTAATTCGTCTCGACCCTTCTTCCTTACACTTTTCTCTGAAAGCAAAATCAATGATATTGTAGGCGATGAGGATGTTAGAGATTGGATCCTTAGGTTATTTACCGTTGTCTTATATGGAATTTTTGGTGTTCCTGATATGGTGTGGTTTGAACTCCCAGAACAAGTGAATTGGCTATCGCCATTGCCATAGAAACCTCGCATTTTCTGAGGCGTGCGTTTATTGTGGTGATAGTAAGTAGCATGTGGCTGTGTACCT is part of the Arachis duranensis cultivar V14167 chromosome 1, aradu.V14167.gnm2.J7QH, whole genome shotgun sequence genome and encodes:
- the LOC107485982 gene encoding 40S ribosomal protein S30, translated to MGKVHGSLARAGKVRGQTPKVAKQDKKKKPRGRAHKRMQYNRRFVTAVVGFGKKRGPNSSEK